In Caulobacter segnis ATCC 21756, the sequence TCTTCGGCCGAGATGGCGTCGACCACGCCGCTGTTGGTGCGCTTGATCTCGATCGAGCGCTCGAGCGAGGCGCGAATGCCCGTGATGACGATCTCATCGACGGTGGTGGTTGTGGTCTGCTGAGCCAGCGCCGGGCTGGCGAACATGGCCGCCGTGATGGCGACGCAAGAGGCAGACGCGTTCAAGCGACGAAGCCGCTTCATAGCCGTTCCCCCTAATAAATGCCCTCTATGGGGCGATGTTATTGTTACGATCCGGAAGCATTTCCCGGCCGCTCTTCCCGTTCTTGGCGCCCGATAGACAACCAGGGCACGAGAGACGAGTTAGCGGTAACATCGGTCCACGACTGCCGCAACGCCAAAATGACAGCGCTAGCAATCTTTTTTCAAGCAGTTTTTCGGGCCATTCTTATGACAAATGGACAGCCTGGCGGGCGGTCTTCGGCGGCGCCACACAAAGCCGCGCCGCCGGGTTCGCGAGAAGGTTGATTATTTCAGCGTGGTAACCGGTTTCCATGCATACAAACGCATCGAGACGAGCGCCGCTTCCAGCGCTCGTCTCGCAAAGGCTCACAGAATTTTCGCGGTGCGGCGTCAGCCGGCCGTCAGGTCGAGGGCAGCACTCTTCAGGCCAGGCGCGCTGACGACCACCCTGCCCCGCCCCGACTGATTCTGCCGGGTGCGGACGATACCCTGGGCCAGGCCGTTGAACGCCTTGCGCTGAAGCGCGACGTCCGCTTCGTGGCTCGTTGGGTTTCCATTACCGACGCCAATCAGGTCGATCGGGCCCGAAAGCTCGAAGCGGACCAGGTCTTCGGCGCGCGGAACAGGGCGGCCCTTGGCGTCCAGCACCTCGACCTTCAGCACCGCCACGTCCTGGCCGTCGGCGGCGAGGCGGACGCGGTCGGCCGTCAGGCGCAGAGCGGCGGCGGGGCCGGCGGTCTCGCGGCGCTCGCGCAGGATCACCTTGCCGTTCTTGTAGCCATGAGCCTCCAGCACGCCCGGCGCGTAAGGCACGGACCACTCGACGTGATGGTTGGCCTTCACATCGCGGACGCCCTGGCTCTTGCCGTTGAGGAACAGCTCGACCTTGTCGCAGTTGCTGTGCGCCCAGACCGCGATCGGCTGACCCTCGCGGCCTTCCCAGTTCCAGTGCGGCAGCAGGTGCAGCAGCGGCTCGGACCGCCACCAGGCGCGGTAGTAATAGTAGTTGTCCTTCGGGAAGCCGCAGGTGTCGAACGCCCCGAAGTGCGAGCTGATGCTGGGCCAGCGGTTGAACGGCGTCGGCTCGCCGCGATAGTCGAAGCCGGTCCAGATGAAGCCGCCCGCCATCCACGGCCGGTCGGCCGCGTGGCTCCACCACTTCTCGGCGGTCGTCGCCCACCAGGGGTGGTCGGTGTCGTAGGCCGGGACATAGGACTTGGCCTCGTCTCGGACATACTCGCCCCGCGTCGTCACCACGCTGGCGCTCTCGCTGCCGATGATCGGCACGTTCGGGAAGCGGGCGTGGAAGTCGTCCATCTTCTCGTGACGGTAATTGAAGCCCTGCACGTCGATGACGGCGCTGATGCCCTCGCCGAAGCCGTTGTCCATGGCGGCGGTGACCAGGCGGGTCGGGTCGAGCCGATTGACCAGGCGCTTCATCGTCGTGGCGACCTTGACGCCGCGCGCGGTGGCCTGCTGCGGCTCCTCGTTGCCGATCGACCACAGGATCACCGAAGGGTGGTTGCGGTCTCGGCGCACCAGCCGCTCCAGCTCGTCCATCGAGGTCGGATCGCTGGACATCCGGCGGGTCTCGTCGATCACGAGGATCCCCAGGCGGTCGCAGGCCTCCAGCAGCTCCGGCGTCGGCGGATTGTGGGCGGCGCGATAGGCGTTGCTGCCCATCGACTTCAGCTGTTCCAGGCGCCAGACCTGCAGGGCGTCCGGGATCGCCGCGCCGACGCCGGCGTGATCCTGGTGGTTGCAGCTGCCCTTCAGCTTCACCGGCTTGTCGTTCAGGAAGAAGCCCCGCTGGCCGTCGAAGCGGATCGAGCGGACCCCGAAGCGCGTGACGAAGCGGTCCACGACGGCGCCGCCGACCTTGGTCTCGGTGACCAGGGTATAGAGGTGCGGGTTCTCGAGGCTCCACAGCACCGGATCGGCCAGGGTGACGGTCTGGGACAGGCTCTGGCGCTCCCAGGCCGGCAGGCGGCCGGCGGCGGGGGCGACGGCCAGGACGGGCTTGCCGGCGGCGTCCAACACCGCGTGCGAAACCTCGAAGGCCTGGGCCGCGTCGGACTCGTTGATCAGGTCGGTGTCGATCTGGACCGTGCCGTCGACCTTGGCGCGGACGAAGACGCCCCACTGCGGCACGTGCACCGGCGCGGTCTTGACCAGCCAGACGTGGCGGTAGAGCCCCGCCCCTTCATAGAACCAGCCCTCGCCCAGGCTGGCGTCGACGCGGACCGTGACCAGGTTGTCGCCGCCGATGTTGGCGATGTCGGTGATGTCGACGCGGAACGGCGAGTAACCGCTGTCCTCGCGCTCGAGGATGTAGCCGTTGACCATCACCAGGGCGTCGCGGAAGGCGCCGTCGAACTCGATCGACAGGCGCTTGCCGGCGTCGCCTGCCGGCAGGGCGAAGCTCTTGCGGTACCAGCCGACGCTGTTCTCGGGGAACTCGCGGCCCAGCGCCTTGTAGCCGTGGGCGGCGCGCAGGTCCTCGTCGTCCGGCTTGCCCGAGGGCTTGTAGTCGAGGTTGTTGGCGAACGGCAGCTCGACGGCCCAGTCGTGCGGCAGCGTCACCGGCTTCCAGGCGCTGTCGTCGAAGTCGGCCTGCGCGGCGGCCGCCACCCACCAGTTGGGCGCGCTGGCGCCGGCCTTGGCGTAGGTGCGCTGGTTGGCGCCGAAGCCGAAATCCTTGGCCGGGTCAGAGGCGTGCCCCAACGCGAAGCGCCAGCCGAAATCGAGCGACGAACGCTCCCGCGGGCCAAGGTCGACAGCGGGCACGGGCGATGCGACCGCCGCGGCGGCGCGCGAAGCATTGGCCAGAAGGGCGGCGCCCCCGGCGGCGGCCAGAGCCTGGCGTCGGTTGATCTGAGCCATGGGGCGAACCTCTCGATAAGTCAAAAAAATGGGGAGGAGGCATGTGGCCTCCTCCCCAGCGCAGGGAACGTCGGGGAGGATCGACGTTCTCGAGCCTGTCCGTTTCCGATGGAACATCGGAAACGGATAAGCAGCTCGATTTCAAACATTTAGAACGTGGCGGGCGGCGAAACCGCCCTCGCCTTCGGCTGCAACGTTCTAGAACTTCAGCGTCACGTCCATCAGGTAGCGACGGCCATAGGAGTCGTAGCGACCGATGCGGTTCGGGTCGTTGTCGCGGTACATGCGCAGCGTCTCGTTGGTCAGGTTGTTGACCTGCAGGCGGACGCTGACGTTCTCGCTGATCTTGTAGGACGAGCTGAAGTCGAGGGTCTTCTCGCTTTCCAGCGTCTGCAGATCCGAACCGTTCCAGCCATAGATGACCGTCATCGGCGAGTGGTACTTCCAACCCAGGCGCGCCTCGATCGGACCGTCGGCGTACCACAGGTCGACCGTGGCGGTGTTCTTGGCCAGGCCCGTCATCCGCAGCGGATTGTTGGCCGGCGAGAACTCCTTCAGGTTCGATTCCACATAGGCGTAGTTCGAGTAGATCCCGAACTTGCTGAGCGGACCCGGCAGGAAGAAGAACGGCGTCTGGAAGGTCAGCTCGACGCCCTGGATGTGGCCGCTGCCGCCGTTCGCCGGGCTGGCGACCGTGTAGGTCTGGCCGCCGAACACGACCGGGGTCTGCTTCCAGCCGATGTAGGAGTCGACGTCCTTGTAGTAGTAGGACACCGCCACCAGGGCTTCGGGACGGAAGTAGTATTCGGCCGAGGCGTCGAACTGGGTCGCTTCGAACGGCTTCAGGTTCGGGTTGCCGGCGCTGCCGGTCCACGGCGACCAGTTCGACAAGCTGCGGCTGGCGCGCAGTTCGTCCAGCGGCGGACGCGCGATGACCTTGGCCAGGCCCAGGCGCACGATCTTGCCGCCGCCGAAGTCCAGCTTGGCGTTCGCCGAGGGCAGGAAGTCGGTGTAGTCGTTGCCCACCATGGCGGGCACGAAGGCGCTGGCGGTGTCTTGCCGCAGACCTTCGCTATCGGTCTGGGTGTGGACGATACGGGCGCCGATATTGCCGGTGACCCACGCGCCGGCCGGACCGTCGGCGGCGAAGTTCAGCTTGCCGTAGCCTTCGTAGACCTTCTCCTGGACGGTCCAGCGCTCGGCCAGTTCCTCGGTCGCCTTGGAGACGTCGAAGGCGTTCGCGCCGTAGGCGACGGCCGCGATCTTGTCGATGTCCCCGGTCAGCATGGCCGGCACGTTGGCGCCGTCGCCGAGCGTGTAGGCGGTCAGCAGGCTGGTCGGGATCGTCGCGCCGGTGGCGGTCGGGGCGAAGCTGAAGCTGCTGTGGCTCTTGATGCGGTCCGAGGCGCGAACCCCGAACTGCACGCTCTTGAGCGCGCCGCCGCCGAAGTCGCGGGTGAAGTCCAGCGCGGCGGCCTTCAGTTCGTCGTTCAGGTGCTCGGGACCGTCATACGAACCGGCGAGATCGGCCGTCTGGCTGAGCTTGATGCTCTCTTCGCTGGTGCTGATGGTCGGGGTCTTGCCCGCGCGCCAGTCGAAGGTCGTCCAAGCCGGCCAGGCCTCGAAACGGACGGCCTTCCAGCTGTTGGTGCGCTTGGCCTTGGAGTAGGACACGTCGCCGGCGACGGTCCATTGATCACCCGTCCACTTGCCGTTCAGGCCGCCAGCGAACAGATCCTTGTCCTCGCTGTACTTGGCCAGCACGGTCTGGACCGAGCTGAACGGCAGACGACCGGCGACCACGGTGTTGTTGATCAGCGTGTAGGAGGCGCCCGGAGCGTTATACACCCCGTCGTTCCAGCCGATGTTGTCCGTGCCGGTGTTCCAGTTGCCCCAGTTGTTGGCGCCCCAGACGGTCTGGTCCTGGACCTCGGTGATCTTGATCTTCGAATAGAGGGCGTCGGCCTTCAGTTCGAAATTGTCGGTCGGCTTGTACTGCAGGCCGCCCGAGACCCCGGTGCGCTTCTGGTCGATGCGGCTGGCCGACATCTGAGCGCCCCACGGCGTGGCGTCGAGCTTGCCGTCGCGGTTCAGGTCGCTCGAGTAGTCGCTGGCGCCGGCCGGCGGACGAGCGTTGGAGTCGTTGTAGCCCCAGCCCGTGAACGAGCCGTAGCCGTTCTTCTGGCGCTGGGCGGTGACGCCCAGCACGACGGCGAGGTCGTCGTTGATCTTGCGGACCCACGAACCCGAACCGCGATAGCCGGTGGTGCCGTAGTTCGGGATGTCCTTGCCGCCGTCGTAGAAGACGGGGCCGCCGCGCACGACGAACTCCGGACCGCGATAGTCCAGCGGCGCGATCGTGTTGATGTTGATCGTCGCGGCGACGCCGCCGGCGATCAGGTCGGCCGATTGCGACTTGTAGACCTCAACGCCCGAGACGACTTCGGAAGGATAGATTTCCCAGCGAACGTTGCGGTCGGGCTCGGACGAGGCGACTTCGCGGCCGTTGATGGTGCCCAGCACCAGGCGCGCGCCCAGGCCGCGGACGACGGCCTGGCTGTCGTTGCCGCGGTCGCGCGTGGCGTTGACGCCCGGCAGGCGCGCGATGGACTCGGCGATGGTCACGTCGGGCAGGACGCCGATGTCCTTGGCCGAGATGGCTTCGACGACCTTGTCGGAGCCCTGCTTCACGGCCAGGGCGTCGCGCAGGCTCTTGCGAACGCCGGTGACGACGACCTCCTCAACCTGAGCGGCGTCGGTCGACGGAGCGGTTTGGGCGTGGGCGCCGGTGGCCATCAGCATGGCGAAGCCGCTGGCGGCGGCGAAGAGCGTGGAATGACGAGTCATAGTCTCCCCTCGAAGGAATGGCGCCGCGCTTCGTTTCGGCGAGGCTGCCTCGTGGATCCGGTTGGATCCGGCGCTATTTATCATATCAATCGCACAGCACAAGATGACTTGGCTTAACGACAATCAACTCGCGCGGAACTACTGAAAACCAGCGTTCCGCGGTTACAATTCATTAAGTAAATGCCTAGTCGATCGCGATCACGGAGGCGCCCGTTCCGACCTTCGCCGCCTTGGCCGCGGCGTCGCCGACGGCCGTGGCGTCGCTCGCGCTGGCGACCGTCACCGAGGCGCCCGGCATCAGCCGCGTACGGTAGGTCCACGTCCCGCCTTCCAGAGTCATGGGGCGCGGCCCGGCGCCGCCCAGGAAGTCGCCGTCGATGAAGCGCG encodes:
- the galA gene encoding beta-galactosidase GalA; translated protein: MAQINRRQALAAAGGAALLANASRAAAAVASPVPAVDLGPRERSSLDFGWRFALGHASDPAKDFGFGANQRTYAKAGASAPNWWVAAAAQADFDDSAWKPVTLPHDWAVELPFANNLDYKPSGKPDDEDLRAAHGYKALGREFPENSVGWYRKSFALPAGDAGKRLSIEFDGAFRDALVMVNGYILEREDSGYSPFRVDITDIANIGGDNLVTVRVDASLGEGWFYEGAGLYRHVWLVKTAPVHVPQWGVFVRAKVDGTVQIDTDLINESDAAQAFEVSHAVLDAAGKPVLAVAPAAGRLPAWERQSLSQTVTLADPVLWSLENPHLYTLVTETKVGGAVVDRFVTRFGVRSIRFDGQRGFFLNDKPVKLKGSCNHQDHAGVGAAIPDALQVWRLEQLKSMGSNAYRAAHNPPTPELLEACDRLGILVIDETRRMSSDPTSMDELERLVRRDRNHPSVILWSIGNEEPQQATARGVKVATTMKRLVNRLDPTRLVTAAMDNGFGEGISAVIDVQGFNYRHEKMDDFHARFPNVPIIGSESASVVTTRGEYVRDEAKSYVPAYDTDHPWWATTAEKWWSHAADRPWMAGGFIWTGFDYRGEPTPFNRWPSISSHFGAFDTCGFPKDNYYYYRAWWRSEPLLHLLPHWNWEGREGQPIAVWAHSNCDKVELFLNGKSQGVRDVKANHHVEWSVPYAPGVLEAHGYKNGKVILRERRETAGPAAALRLTADRVRLAADGQDVAVLKVEVLDAKGRPVPRAEDLVRFELSGPIDLIGVGNGNPTSHEADVALQRKAFNGLAQGIVRTRQNQSGRGRVVVSAPGLKSAALDLTAG
- a CDS encoding TonB-dependent receptor, which encodes MTRHSTLFAAASGFAMLMATGAHAQTAPSTDAAQVEEVVVTGVRKSLRDALAVKQGSDKVVEAISAKDIGVLPDVTIAESIARLPGVNATRDRGNDSQAVVRGLGARLVLGTINGREVASSEPDRNVRWEIYPSEVVSGVEVYKSQSADLIAGGVAATININTIAPLDYRGPEFVVRGGPVFYDGGKDIPNYGTTGYRGSGSWVRKINDDLAVVLGVTAQRQKNGYGSFTGWGYNDSNARPPAGASDYSSDLNRDGKLDATPWGAQMSASRIDQKRTGVSGGLQYKPTDNFELKADALYSKIKITEVQDQTVWGANNWGNWNTGTDNIGWNDGVYNAPGASYTLINNTVVAGRLPFSSVQTVLAKYSEDKDLFAGGLNGKWTGDQWTVAGDVSYSKAKRTNSWKAVRFEAWPAWTTFDWRAGKTPTISTSEESIKLSQTADLAGSYDGPEHLNDELKAAALDFTRDFGGGALKSVQFGVRASDRIKSHSSFSFAPTATGATIPTSLLTAYTLGDGANVPAMLTGDIDKIAAVAYGANAFDVSKATEELAERWTVQEKVYEGYGKLNFAADGPAGAWVTGNIGARIVHTQTDSEGLRQDTASAFVPAMVGNDYTDFLPSANAKLDFGGGKIVRLGLAKVIARPPLDELRASRSLSNWSPWTGSAGNPNLKPFEATQFDASAEYYFRPEALVAVSYYYKDVDSYIGWKQTPVVFGGQTYTVASPANGGSGHIQGVELTFQTPFFFLPGPLSKFGIYSNYAYVESNLKEFSPANNPLRMTGLAKNTATVDLWYADGPIEARLGWKYHSPMTVIYGWNGSDLQTLESEKTLDFSSSYKISENVSVRLQVNNLTNETLRMYRDNDPNRIGRYDSYGRRYLMDVTLKF